CCAAGGACAAGGATCTGGTGGCGCAGGGGCGCAAGCTCTATCGTGGCGGCAATCCGTCGAATAGCGTTGCAGCCTGTGCAGGCTGCCATTCGCCGAACGGGTCTGGAATTCCGGCCCAATATCCCCGACTTGCCAGCCAGCATGCCGACTATGTAGCTGCGCAGTTGAAAGCTTTTCGTGCCGGCAATCGCGCCAACGATCCGAATCAGATGATGAGGGCGACGGCGGTCAAATTGACCGACAAGGAAATCGCCGCGCTTGCCGAATACATCTCGGGATTGCATTAAGCCGCTCGCCGTCTTCACGCAGCGGCAACTTTCCGGAATGCGATTTTCGCCGCTTTGATGGTAGCCTCGATTTCGGCGTCACCGTGCGCGGCCGATACGAAACCGGCTTCGTAGGCCGATGGCGCGAAGTAGACTCCCTCCGCCAGCAGCGCGTGGTAGAAACGGTTGAAAGCCACCTTGTCGCTCTCCATTACCTGCGCATAAGTCTCCGGCGGTTTTGCGCGAAAATAGACGCCGAACATTCCCCCCACTGATTGCGTGGAAAACGCGATGCCGGCATTGCGTCCAACACTTTGCAGCTGTTCGACGAGGCTGGTGGTGTGGGCTGCCAGGCGGTCGAAAAATCCCGGGGCCTGAACCAACTTGAGCGTCGCCAGTCCGGCAGCGACCGCGACCGGATTTCCGGATAGCGTGCCAGCCTGGTAGACCGGACCCAGCGGAGCGATCAACTGCATGATGTCGCGCCGGCCACCGAACGCACCGACCGGCATGCCGCCGCCGATGACCTTGCCGAGCGTGGTGAGATCCGGGGTAATCCCGAACAGACCTTGCGCCCCTTGCGGTCCCACGCGAAAGCCGGTCATGACCTCATCGAAAATCAACACCGCTCCATAACGCGTGCACAGTTCACGCAACGCAGTTAGAAATTCCTTGGTGGGCTTCACGAGATTCATATTGCCGGCAACTGGCTCGACGATGACGGTCGCGATCCGATCGCCTTCCGCCTTGAAAGCGGCTTCCAGCATTGCGGGGTCGTTGTAGTCGAGCACGATCGTGTGCGCGGTGATCTCCGGTGGCACACCTGCCGAACTCGGCTGACCCAGTGTCAGCGCCCCCGAACCGGCTTTCACCAGAAGCGAGTCGGCGTGGCCGTGGTAGCAGCCCTCGAACTTGACTATCTTCGGCCTTCCGGTAAAGCCACGCGCCAGCCGGATCGCCGTCATCGTTGCCTCGGTGCCCGAACTAACCAGGCGCACTTGCTGCATCGAAGGCAGACAGCGCGTAATGCATTCCGCCATCTCCAGTTCCGACTCCGTTGGCGCGCCGAAGCTCAGTCCGCGCGCAGCGGAATCCTGCACGGCCTTGACGACTTCCGGATGGGCATGACCAAGCACCAGCGGCCCCCAGGATCCCACATAATCGATGTAACGCCTGTCATCGGCGTCCCACACGTAAGGTCCATTGCCGCGAGCAAAAAAAACCGGGGTACCGCCGACCGAACGGAATGCCCGCACCGGCGAATTCACCCCGCCCGGGATGACTCGCTGGGATTTCTCGAACAGGATTTCATTTCTGGATTTCATGAATGCATCTCACGAATTGACAGGCATCTGAAATAGCCGTGCAAAACGGCGTGCTTGCGCCTCCACATCGATTGCATCGAACAGCGCACCGACCACGGCAACAGCGTCGGCGCCGGCGGCAATCAGTCCGGCAGCATTGTTCTCGGTAATTCCGCCGATTGCGACGACCGGAAGCGCAATTTCCGAGGCTGCGATTTGCAGAAGTTCCGTGCCGGCCCGTAACGCCTCGGGCTTGGTGGAGGAAGAAAAGAAACTTCCGAACGCGACATAGTCCGCACCTTGCGATACCGCTTCCCGCGCACGACCGATTTCGTTATAGCAGGACACACCGATCAGTTTTCCCGGCCCGAGCATCGTCCGCGCTGCGAGCACGCCACCGTCATCCTTGCCCAGGTGAACGCCATCGGCATCGACTTCGCGTGCCAGCGCCACGCTGTCGTTGACGATGAACAGCGCATTCCAGTTCCGACACAAGCGCACAATCTCGCCTGCTTGCGACCGGCGCAGCGAATCCGCGATCGATTTGCTCCGGTACTGGATAACACTGGCTCCGCCGCGCAGCGCCGCGTCGACCTTGCTGATCAACGCAATCGAATCGGTCAGTTCCGGGGTTACTGCATACAGGCCGCTAACTGGCTTGTTCATCCTCCCGTTCTTCCTCGCGCGCCCAGAACAGACGGTCCGGCACCAGTTGGCCCATACCGGTCCGATACGCGTGCTTGAGCGTCTGCCAGGTATATTCCTGCGCGTCGCGCACGGCTTCCGGAATGGCAAGGCCGTTGGCGATCGTCGCTGCGATGGCCGAGGCCAGCGTACATCCCGACCCATGATAGGTCCCGGCGAGTCGCTGCCATGAGTCAGTGCGCATGACACCCTGTTGTTCGTAAAGCGTGTTGATGACTTGCGGCGTATTCTCGTGTGTGCCGGTAATAAGCACATATTCGCAACCCAGACTGAGGATTCTGCGTGCGCATTCTCCGAGGTCCGGATCGTCATCTCCGTCTGCATCGTCGTCCCGGGCCAGCCGGCGCATTTCGAGGCTGTTTGGCGTGATCAGCGTTGTCTGCGGAACCAGCAGTTCGCGCATGGCCGAGATGAGGTCTTCGGAAGCCAGTTCGTCTCCGCGCCCCGAGGCGAGGATCGGATCCAGTACCAGCGGAATATCTGGATAATCGGATACCACTTCCGCAATTGCCGCGACGGCTTCTACACTGCCCAGCAGTCCGATCTTGAACACTGCAACCGGCACGTCTTCGAGAACGCAACGCGCCTGATCGGCCACCCACTCGGCGTCGATGGGCAGCACATCCTCCACGCCCATCGTGTCTTGGATGGTGACCGCAGTGACCACGGACAATGGGTGACATCCCATGCTGGACAGAGTGAGGATGTCCGCCTGCATGCCGGCCCCGCCGCTGGGGTCGGTTCCCGCAAACACGAGGACAATGGGAGGCGGAGCGGGCACGTCGATGTATTTCGCGGCTGCGTTTCGAACTAAAATGGAAGTTTAACCGAAACCCTTGCTTACCATGGCCGCGACCGACGACCAAACCTACAAGACTTACATGTGTTTAATCTGTGGATTCATTTATGACGAAGCTGCCGGCCTGCCCGAGGAAGGCATCCCCGCCGGTACGCGCTGGGACGATGTCCCGGTCAACTGGGTTTGCCCGGAATGCGGCGCCCGCAAGGAAGACTTCGAACTGGTCGAGATCTAGAGAGGGCGGACATGCGAATACTTCACACCATGCTGAGGGTCGGAGACCTGAAGCGTTCGATCGAGTTCTACACCAACGTGCTCGGAATGCAGGTACTGCGGCAGAAAGACTATCCGGATGGCCGCTTCACGCTGGCGTTCGTCGGGTACGGCGCCGAGGACAAGGAAGCCGTGCTCGAGCTGACCCATAACTGGGATACGCCCAGGTACGATCTCGGTACTGGCTATGGCCACGTCGCGCTGGAAGTCGATGACGCTTACAAGGCCTGTGAAGAGGTGAAGAAGCGCGGTGGCAGGGTCACGCGCGAAGCCGGGCCGATGAAACATGGAACCACCGTGATCGCGTTTGTGGAAGATCCGGACGGCTACAAGATAGAGTTCATCCAGCACAAACACTAGAAATGCCGCGGTTCAGGTCCTGGCGGCAACCATGAAGTTAGCGATCCGCACGAAATCCGCCACGCCGAGGGTCTCTCCCCTTGCCACCGGATCGATCCCAAGTTGCTCGAAGTCCGACGACACCAGTATTTCCCTCAAAGTATTGCGCAATGTCTTGCGGCGTTGACCGAACGCACGCATCACCACCTCCGCGAACAGCTTCTCGTCGTCCGCCACATGCGGCAGGACCCTGTGCGGAATCATGCGCACGATGGACGACCAGACCTTGGGAGCGGGGCGGAAGGCCGAAGGCGCAACGTCGAACAACAACTCGATGCTCCATCGATACTGCAACATCACCGACAACCGCCCGTACTCCGAAGTACCGGGTTGCGCACTCATCCTTTCCACGACTTCGCGTTGGAGCATGAAGTGTGCGTCGCGCACAACGTCAGCCTGGCTCGTTAAGTGGAACAGCAGCGGAGTGGATATGTTGTAGGGCAGGTTCCCCACAACGCGCAAGTCGTGCCCCATCGCGGCGAAATCGAATTCGAGCGCGTCGCCCTCGTGAATGGTCAATCGATCGGCTCCATGGCGGGCGCGCAGGTCCGCCACGATATCGCGGTCTATCTCGATTACGTCGAGATGCTCAAGCCGCTGCAACAGCGGCAATGTCAGCGCGCCGAGGCCAGGTCCGATTTCCATGAACCGGTCACCGGATTGCGGGCGGATGGCCGCCACGATGTGCTCGACCACGCCGGCATCTTCCAGGAAATTCTGGCTAAAGCGCTTGCGCGGTGTGCGCATGTCAGCCGAACCTCGCGGACGAACTACGGGTACAACTCAGCGGCGTCGGAATCTGCGTGATTCGTTGATCGACGTCGGGCATACCGCATGCACATGGACGCCATGCAGCGCAGCTACTGCGTTTGGCACGGCGCTTCAGCGTTCTTCCAGGCGCAATTCGACATAAGCGCGGTCGCGCTGCTGCCGCACCCATTCCTGGTAAGCCTCGTCGGCCTTGCGCGTGCGAATCGACTGCCGGGCGAGGACTCGCTGACGTTCTTTCGACATGTCCTCACTGCGCCGCTCGACGACTTGAATCAGATGCCAGCCGAAGGGTGACTGCACCGGGTCGCTGACCTGGCCCGGCTCGAGTCCATTCATCGCACGCTCGAATTCCGCCACGGTATCTCCCGGGGACAGCCACCCCAGGTCGCCTCCGCGCGAGGCGCTCGCATCCTCGGATTGCAGGCGCGCCAGTTCGGTGAAATTGGCGCCGTTTTCGATGCGCTCCTTAAGGTTGGTCAGCCGCTGCTTCGCTTCGGCCTCCGACACCACTTCATTGAGCCGGATCAGGATGTGGCGTGCATGCGTTTGCGGAATGATCACGGGTGATTCATTGCCGCGCTTGTCCAGAAGTTTGATGATGTGAAATCCGTTGGCGCTACGCAGCACCGTGCTGACATCACCGACCTTCATGGTCTTGACGGATTCGACGAAAATCTGTGGAAGGCGCGCTGCCGGTCGCCAGCCCAGCGGACCGCCCTCGAGCGCATTCTGCGCGTCCGAAACGCCCGCGGATACCTGCCGGAAATCGGCCCCCCCCTTGATCTGCTCAAGTGCTTTCTCGGCAATGATGCGCTTCGCCTTGATTTGTTCCGGGCTGGCCTGTTCCGGCACGAGGACCAGGATGTGGGAAAGACTGTACTCGTCGTCTTTGCCTCCTTGGCTTTGCTGGTTCTTCAGATAGTTGTCGATTTCCGCATCGGTGATCAGGATCTTGCTGTCGACTTCGCGCTCTTTCAATCGGGCGATCAGGATCTCGTTGCGCAATTCTTCCCGAAAGCGGTTGAAGTCGATGCCGTCAGCCTCCAGCATCTTGCGGAAAGCTTCCGGCGTCATCTTGTTTTCCTGTGCGATGCGCTCGATCGATCGCTGCAACTGGGTATCGTCCACGCGCAATCCGGTTTCCCTTGCACTCTGCGCCAATACTTTTGCGGTAACCAGCCGCTCGAGCAACTGGCGCTCCAGGACGTCGGGAGCCGGCAAGGGTGTGCCCTGGCGTTTTAACTGCTGCAGCGCGACCTTAACCTGTTCGTCGAGATCGAGACGGGTGACCACCTCGCTGTTGACCACCGCAACAACCCGATCGAGCATCAGGCTGTCGTTGCGCTTTCGACCTTCCTGCGCGGCCGAGACTGGAAAAGCGAGGCATACCAGCAGCAGGGCGCAGAGGATTCGCATATTCATCATTCATTTCGGTAATCGGAAAATTCGCATCATTGCAACAATAGACCATGGCGCCTAGCATGCGTTCATGCGTCAAAATGACGGGAACGGATTGAAATCCGCGGGCCGTTTTTCGTTTGTCTTCGTATAGCCGGTGATGTTCTGCCGCAACAGCTCCAGCGGGCTCGAACCGATCCGCGAAACTCCGTT
The window above is part of the Betaproteobacteria bacterium genome. Proteins encoded here:
- the hemL gene encoding glutamate-1-semialdehyde 2,1-aminomutase — protein: MKSRNEILFEKSQRVIPGGVNSPVRAFRSVGGTPVFFARGNGPYVWDADDRRYIDYVGSWGPLVLGHAHPEVVKAVQDSAARGLSFGAPTESELEMAECITRCLPSMQQVRLVSSGTEATMTAIRLARGFTGRPKIVKFEGCYHGHADSLLVKAGSGALTLGQPSSAGVPPEITAHTIVLDYNDPAMLEAAFKAEGDRIATVIVEPVAGNMNLVKPTKEFLTALRELCTRYGAVLIFDEVMTGFRVGPQGAQGLFGITPDLTTLGKVIGGGMPVGAFGGRRDIMQLIAPLGPVYQAGTLSGNPVAVAAGLATLKLVQAPGFFDRLAAHTTSLVEQLQSVGRNAGIAFSTQSVGGMFGVYFRAKPPETYAQVMESDKVAFNRFYHALLAEGVYFAPSAYEAGFVSAAHGDAEIEATIKAAKIAFRKVAAA
- a CDS encoding thiamine phosphate synthase; amino-acid sequence: MNKPVSGLYAVTPELTDSIALISKVDAALRGGASVIQYRSKSIADSLRRSQAGEIVRLCRNWNALFIVNDSVALAREVDADGVHLGKDDGGVLAARTMLGPGKLIGVSCYNEIGRAREAVSQGADYVAFGSFFSSSTKPEALRAGTELLQIAASEIALPVVAIGGITENNAAGLIAAGADAVAVVGALFDAIDVEAQARRFARLFQMPVNS
- the thiD gene encoding bifunctional hydroxymethylpyrimidine kinase/phosphomethylpyrimidine kinase, producing the protein MPAPPPIVLVFAGTDPSGGAGMQADILTLSSMGCHPLSVVTAVTIQDTMGVEDVLPIDAEWVADQARCVLEDVPVAVFKIGLLGSVEAVAAIAEVVSDYPDIPLVLDPILASGRGDELASEDLISAMRELLVPQTTLITPNSLEMRRLARDDDADGDDDPDLGECARRILSLGCEYVLITGTHENTPQVINTLYEQQGVMRTDSWQRLAGTYHGSGCTLASAIAATIANGLAIPEAVRDAQEYTWQTLKHAYRTGMGQLVPDRLFWAREEEREDEQAS
- a CDS encoding rubredoxin, translated to MAATDDQTYKTYMCLICGFIYDEAAGLPEEGIPAGTRWDDVPVNWVCPECGARKEDFELVEI
- the gloA gene encoding lactoylglutathione lyase, whose protein sequence is MRRPQGRLRTGRDLERADMRILHTMLRVGDLKRSIEFYTNVLGMQVLRQKDYPDGRFTLAFVGYGAEDKEAVLELTHNWDTPRYDLGTGYGHVALEVDDAYKACEEVKKRGGRVTREAGPMKHGTTVIAFVEDPDGYKIEFIQHKH
- the rsmA gene encoding 16S rRNA (adenine(1518)-N(6)/adenine(1519)-N(6))-dimethyltransferase RsmA, encoding MRTPRKRFSQNFLEDAGVVEHIVAAIRPQSGDRFMEIGPGLGALTLPLLQRLEHLDVIEIDRDIVADLRARHGADRLTIHEGDALEFDFAAMGHDLRVVGNLPYNISTPLLFHLTSQADVVRDAHFMLQREVVERMSAQPGTSEYGRLSVMLQYRWSIELLFDVAPSAFRPAPKVWSSIVRMIPHRVLPHVADDEKLFAEVVMRAFGQRRKTLRNTLREILVSSDFEQLGIDPVARGETLGVADFVRIANFMVAART
- a CDS encoding peptidylprolyl isomerase, whose amino-acid sequence is MNMRILCALLLVCLAFPVSAAQEGRKRNDSLMLDRVVAVVNSEVVTRLDLDEQVKVALQQLKRQGTPLPAPDVLERQLLERLVTAKVLAQSARETGLRVDDTQLQRSIERIAQENKMTPEAFRKMLEADGIDFNRFREELRNEILIARLKEREVDSKILITDAEIDNYLKNQQSQGGKDDEYSLSHILVLVPEQASPEQIKAKRIIAEKALEQIKGGADFRQVSAGVSDAQNALEGGPLGWRPAARLPQIFVESVKTMKVGDVSTVLRSANGFHIIKLLDKRGNESPVIIPQTHARHILIRLNEVVSEAEAKQRLTNLKERIENGANFTELARLQSEDASASRGGDLGWLSPGDTVAEFERAMNGLEPGQVSDPVQSPFGWHLIQVVERRSEDMSKERQRVLARQSIRTRKADEAYQEWVRQQRDRAYVELRLEER